DNA sequence from the Arthrobacter jinronghuae genome:
CATTGAAATCTCCTTGGGACGCCGTTGTCGCGGGTTCGGACAGGTTTGCTGACCGGAACTGTTGAGCACAAAGGTATCACCAACTAAAGGTGCCGCGGCCGGAGGAAACATATGCTCCGTCAGCGGCTGATCAAAGGCACACTTCGGAGACTAGGCTGAAGCAGGGGCGGGTAGCCGCTATCAGCAGGATTCCTGCTGAATCCGGGCCCCCTACTCATATATGCACCTAAAGGAATATACAGGGAACGTAGCTGGAAAGATGTGGATATGAACGAACACGCCGGCCCGCCGGCCGCGGTCCTGAACGCCCGGATCATCGAAACCCTGGGCCAGGACATTGCCTCCGGCGTGCTTGCGCCGGGGGACCGGCTCACGCTTGACGGGCTGCAGCAGGAGTTCGGCGTTTCCCGAACCGTTGTCCGCGACTGCATGCGGATCCTCGAGTCCATGAACCTGGTGTATTCCAAGCGCCGGGTCGGCATTGTGGTGCAGGATCCCCAGCTGTGGAACGTGTTCGATCCGCGGATCATCAAGTGGCGCCTTGCCGGGCCGGGCCGGGCGGAGCAGTTCCGTACCCTGACCGAACTGCGGGTGGGAGTGGAGCCGGTAGCCGCGGCGGCCGCCGCCAGACACGCTGCAGCCGCCGAGCGGGACCGGATGGTGGAGCTGGCCGCGGAGCTTCGAAGGCTCGGGGAGGCTGGGGAGCTGGAGGAGTTCCTGCAGGCCGATATTGAATTCCATACGTTGCTGCTGCGCTCCAGTGGCAACGACATGTTCGCATCGCTTCAGGATGTGGTTGCCGAGGTTCTTGCCGGCCGCACCCGGCAGGGCATGATGCCGCCGAACCCGAGCGAGGCTGCCCTGCGGGGGCATGCGCTGGTGGCCGACGCCGTCGCGGCCGGAGATGGTGCTGCCGCGCTGGCGCACATGATGGATTTACTGGAAGAAGTGCGGCAGGCCATCGCGGGTTAGCTGATCCCCGGGGCACGGCTGCTGGGCCGCAGAGCAGGCAGAGCCTCCAGGGACGGCAAAGGCCGGCGCACCCCGTGTAAAGGGATGCGCCGGCCCGGAACCTGGAGTCTTAGCGGGTCGGTTCCAGATTGCTGTCTTCGGGCGTGACTACCTCTGCCGTGGCGGAGATATTCTCGGCATCCACCATCCAGGCGTACTGCTCGAGCTTGGCAATAAAGCCATGCAGGATGTCCGCGGTGGTCGGATCCTCTTCGTCCACCTGGTCATGCACATCGCGCATGGTCTTGACGACGGCCTCGAGCATGGCGACCACGTGCGTCACGGTGTCGCGGGTGTCAACCAGCCCGGCGGGGAACGGCGGCAGGCTGGTGCCGTTGGCTACCGCCACGCTGCGGCCGTCCGGGACGGCGCGGAGGGCACGCATGCGCTCGGCCAGTTCGTCCGCGAAGATGCGAGCGTCGTCAATGATCTCGTCAAGCTGCAGGTGCAGGTCCCGGAAGTTCTTACCGACAACGTTCCAGTGGGCCTGCTTGCCCTGCAGATGCAGTTCGATCATGTCCACCAGGACGGCCTGCAGGTTGGTGGTCAGCTCTTCAGATGCCTTCATGTTTCCTCCAATGTTGACGAAAAATGAGTACTGGACTCACCTGCCGAAAGAGCCCGGATACCGTCCGGACAAAGCGGCTTCGGCAGGTGGATTGTTCCCCAGCCTAACCCCGGGAAGCGGCTCGGAACAGAATGGACGGGTTCCCGGGAAAGCCAATATAAGCAACCTTACTTCCAGTTGAAGTGCGTTGTCGTCCTGTGTACGGTGAGGAAAACGGGGCCGGTGGGAAACGGCCCGGCCAAAGGCAGGATTCGCACTACCGGAGGGACAGCATGACCACCGTAGAAGAGTCAATCAACGTATCAGTACCGGTAACCACCGCTTACAACCAGTGGACCCAGTTCGAGTCCTTCCCGCAGTTCATGGGCGGCGTTATCTCCATCACCCAGCTTTCGGACACCACCACCCACTGGGTGACCAAGGTGGCCGGTGTCGAGCGGGAGTTCGACACTGAAATCACCGAGCAGCATCCGGACGAGCGGGTCGCGTGGAAGAGTACTGACGGAAAGTCCCATGCCGGCGTCGTAACGTTCCACCGCCTGGGCGACGCCGAGACCCGGGTAACCGTCCAGCTGGACTGGGAACCCGAAAACGTCGTTGAGAAGCTGGGTTCCGTGGTCGGCGCCGATGACCGGCAGGTCAAATCCGATCTTGCCCGTTTCAAGGAATTCATTGAGAGCCGCGGTTCGGAAACGGGTTCGTGGCGGGGAAACGTTGACGCACCGGGCAATGCTGCCACCGGCGCAGCCGGCACGGCTCCGGTAGGACCTACCTCCACTGACACGTCGCGGCTGGCGGCGGCTCCGGACGTGGATCCGGCAATGGATGACCCGGAATCCGGCGGACCCCGGGCCGGCCTCTAACCATCCGGCAGGTTAAACAAGAACTGCGGATGCCTTCAAAGGCATCCGCAGTCTCTGTTTAACGGTGTCCGGGTTTACCGGGTCCGGCGATCAGGCGGGATCGAGGTTCTTGACGGCGGGACCTTCCAGCAGAGTTCCCTTGGCCGTGAACCGGGAGCCGTGCAGCGGACAGTCCCAGGACTGTTCGGCGTCGTTCCAGTTCAAGACTCCCTTGAGGTGCGGGCACACGGCCGACACCCGGCTGGTCTCGCCGGCCACGGTGCAGGTACCCACCGGCTTCCCGTTCTCCCGGGAGACCACGCCCTGCCCCTCCGGCGGGGCCGCGTCGGTGCTGTTGGCCAGTCCGGCGGCCCAGCCGGTGAGCATGGAAAGCCCCACCTCGGCGTTGTCCCGCAGGGTGGAGGCGGCATCGAGCGGGGCCACCCGGGGCTTGTACAGCTCGCGCGCCCACGGGTTCTCTCCGCCGAGGATCTCCGCGCTCAGGGCCAGCGAAGCCGCAACGGCATTGGTCATGCCCCACTTGTTGTACCCGGTGGCTACATAGATGTTGGAACCCATCAGCGGCAGCTGCCCGACGTAGGGCAGGCTCCGTGCCGGCGAGTAGTCCTGCGCCGACCAGGCATAACTCGCCGCGCTTCCCACCGCGAAGTTCTCCACGGTCCAGTCCACCAGATCGTCCACCAGTTCCTGGGTGTGCTTTTTCCGGCCGACAGTGTGCCCGTTGCCCCCGGCGAGCAGGTAGGAGATGCCGTTTGCCTCTGCGGTACGCAGCGAGCGGGTGGGCGAATCGACGGAGAGGTACATGCCCTGCGGAACCGTTCCCGTTACCGGCAGGGCTACCGCATAGGAACGCTCGGGCTTCAGGACGGCAAAGTAGCCGCCGCGGTCAAGGATCGGGATGCCGGTGGCCAACACCAGGTGCCGGGCGGTGACCTCGCCCTGGCTGGTTCCGACCTTGATGCCGGCCCCGTCCTCATGGCGCGCGCCGGTCACCCGGACGCCCTCGATCAGGGTGCCGCCATGGGCACGGTAGTCCTTGGCCAGGCCGGCCAGCACCGTCATCGGCTGGATCTGTGCCTGGTCGCGAAGCCGAAGTGCACCAGTGGTTTCAAAGGGCAGTTCGGTCTCCGCGGTGAACTCGACGTCGAGTCCGGCGGCCTGGGCCGCCTCGTGTTCCTTCCGCAGGCTCTTGAGCCCCTGCTCGGTGGTGGCGTAGGTGTACGCGTCCCGGACCTCGTAGCCGATCCCGTTTTCGTCGCAGAAGCGCAGCAGCCAGCTTTGTCCCTGCCGGTTGGCTTCCACATACTGGCGGGCGGTCTCCGCGTTGTGGTGCGAGGTGATGCCGGAGAGCTGCGTTCCCTGCAGCAGGGAAACCTTCGCTGTGGTGTTGCCGGTGCTGACGGCGCCTACCGTGCGTGCTTCCAGGACGGCCACGCGCTGTCCGCTGCGGGCCAGCAGGGCTGCCGTGGTGAGGCCGGTAAGTCCGGCACCGACCACCACGGTGTCGTAGGACGCCTCGGGGTCGAAGGGATCAGTGGGTATAACGGGCGCGTTATCGAGCCATAGAGATTTCAAGTTATCCTTCCCGCCAAGCTGACGAAGTGATGTGGGAGCCGCCCTGCGGTCCCATCTGGAGCATGCCGCCGTCGACGGGCCATGAGGCCCCGGTGACGTAGGACGAGGCCGGTGAGGCCAGGAAAGCCACGACGTCGGCGATTTCGGAGGCGTAGCCGGGCCGGCCCAGGGGAATGCCGGGGCGGTCCTCGTCCCGAGGGTCGGAGTCCGTCTGTCCGGTCATGGGGGTGGCAATTTCCCCGGGCGCCACCGAATTGGCCGTGATCCCGTAGCTTCCCAGCTCCAGGGCGATGGTCTTCATCAGCCCGCCGAGCCCGTGCTTGGAGGCAGTGTAGGCCGCAGCGCCCACCCGTGGCTGGAGTTCGTGGACGCTGGTGACGGCGATCAGCCGGCCGCCGTTGCCCTGCGCAACCATGCGCTGAGCTGCCCGCTGCAGGCAGACAAAAGCCCCGCTGAGGTTGGTGTCCACCGTGGTGCGCCAGGCGTCATAGGTCAGGTCCAGGAACTTCTGCCCGTCTCCGGTCCCGGAGTTGTTGACGAACACGTCCAGGCCGCCCAGCTGCTCCGCCAGGGAGTCCACGACGTCCGCGCATGCGGGCAGATCTGTGGTGTCCAGGCGGGCGACGACGGCGGTGCGGCCGTGCGAGCGGACCTCCTCCGCAGTGTCCATGGCACCCTGTTCATCGGAATGCCAGGTGATGCCCACATCCATTCCCGCCTTGGCCAGAGCTACGGCGACGGCACGTCCTATGCCGGAATCAGACCCCGTGACTATCGCCGTTTTAGGCGCAAACCCCATTTGGTACCCCCTCATGGTCCTGGAAAGTCAGTATGCTTCCCACCTTGCCCCAATTGTGCAACAGTTTAAAGTCCTGATCACCGAATCCTCCCGGTCCGGTCCTCCCGTGCTGCGGAGCAGAGGAGTCATCATGGCATACCCCAGCTACAGTTCCGGCGGCGGTCTTTCGGCCCGCAGGACCAGTGCGCAAAAAGCCGCAATTGCCTTTGGGATTGTTTTCCTGCTTATCGGAGTCCTGGGGTTCATTCCCGGGGCCACCATCAATTACGGCCAGCTTTACTTCTCGGGATACGCATCGGAGGCCGCCCTCCTGGGTATTTTCCAGGTGTCGGTGCTGCACAACGTGGTCCACATGCTGCTGGGCTTTGCCGGGCTTGCCCTGGCGCGAAAGCACTCCTCGGCCAAGCTCTATCTGCTGGGAGGAGGCATCCTCTACGCCCTGCTCTTCATTTACGGGCTGCTCATCCCGCTGGACTCAGACGCCAACTTCGTTCCCTTCAACACGGCGGACAATTGGCTGCACGCAGTGCTGGCCGTAGTGATGATCCTGCTGGGTATCTTCCTGGGCCGTGAGAGCGAATCGAGCTCGTACCGCAGCAACCCGAACCCCGGCGAAGGATCAGTTCCCAACTAGGATCCACAGCGTTCCGGGGGGGTACAGCAGCCGGGACGCGCGTTTGGCCTGCAGCCGTTCAGTGCTGGCAGACTAGGTTTACCGACACGCCCGCACCGGGCGGTTTCGCCGAAAGGAACCTGGATTGTCCGCCGCACTGATGGTCATTGACATGCAGAACGCCTACTTCGAAAGCCCCGCCCTGCAGAAGCATCAGGAACGGTTGGTGGAAAAAACCAACGAGCTCATCGGTTTGGCCAAGGCCGCCGGTATTCCGGTGCTGATGGTCTGCACCGAACACGAGCGGGATAAGTCCACCTGGACCCTGAGCATGCTGGACGACGACCAGGGCTTCATCTTCAGCGGCAGCGAGCAGGCCGACTTCATTCCGGGGCTGGACTACGCGGACCTGCCGCGCCTGGTGAAGACCCGAGACAGCGCTTTTGTAGGCACGGATGTCCTGCTGCGGCTGCGTAACTGGAATGTCGAGACCCTGGTCCTGGCCGGCGTCGCGACCCACAACTGCGTAGCCCAAACCGCCGCCGACGCCTTCGCGAACAATTTCCGCGTCCGTTTTGCCCGCGAGGCACTGGCCTCCACCAATGACGAGTACGAAGAAGCGGTCCTGCGCGTGCTCTCGGACGAGTACCGCCAGCCGATCGAGAGCAATGCGGAGCTGAAGGACTTCTTCAACGCACAGCAGGCCTAGACTGCCGCGCCCAGTGCTGGAATCCGCCGTCCGCCCCGGTTAGCGTAGGAGCCATGGACGAACAGGAAATCCAGCACCGGATCCAGGAACTCGTAGCGCAGGAGCAGTCCCTCCGTGAGGCGGACCCGGGTGTGGAACCCGAAAAGCATGCCGCGGAGCTAAGGCGGGTGGAGGAACAGCTCGACCAGTACTGGGACCTCCTCCGCCAGCGGCGGGCCAAGGCCGACGCCGGACAGAACCCGGATGAGGCGCAGGAGCGGCCCGTGGGTGAAGTCGAGGGATACCGCCAGTAGGGATCATCCCGTACGGGCGGCCCCGAGCGGACTAGTGCTGCTTCCGGCTGCTGCCGGAAACCTTCGGCGTGCCGGCTTCAGTATCCGGGTCCGCCGGGCCGGTGACCTCACGCAGCAGGGTGGCGGCACCGATGCTGCGCCGGAAGCCGCTTTCACCCCGGAAGGTCTCCCCAAGGGCCCAGACCATCAGGCAGCCCTTGCTGAGGGTTTTCAGCAGCCCGGCGTTCCTGGGCGTCAGTGCCATCATGGACGCAACGCCAAACACGCCCCAGCCGATGAGCGGCCCGTTGGGCACCTTGAAAATGGTCTGCCGGCCGAACTGGTCCGTGAAGAAATTACGAGATGCCATAGTGGTCAGGCGCCTTTCCGGGTTTTGGCTGTGCTTTTCGTGCTCTTGGAGTTCGAGGTTTTGGCGGGAGCCTTCTTGGCGCCGTCCTCTTTGGTGCTTTTAGTGTCGGTGCCGCTCTTTTTGTCGCGGTTCTTCTCTACGCTGCGCCGCAGCGCCTCCATAAGGTCCAGGACCTTGCCGCCCTCGTCTTCCTCGGATTCTCCGCCGAAGGTCTCCTCCGTGTCGAGCGATTCTCCCTGTTCCAGCTTGGCATCGATCAGGGTCTTGAGTTGTTCCTGGTAATCGTCGGTGAATTCCGAGGGGTCGAAGTCCCCGCTGAAGGAATCCACGAGGGCCGAGGACATCTCCAGCTCCTTGGCGGAAATCCGCACCTTTTCATCCAGCGAGGGGAAGGTGGCCTCCCGGACCTCGTCCTCCCACAGCAGGGTCTGGAGGGTTAGCACGTCGCCGCGTACGCGCAGGGCACCCAGCCGGCTCTTCTGCCGGAGCGAGAACTGCACGATAGCCGTGCGGTCGGTGTCCTCAAGGGTGCGGCGGAGCAGTACATAGGACTTCGTCGATTTGGAGTCCGGCTCCAGGTAGTACGTCCGGTCAAACAGGATGGGATCCACCTGCTCGCTGGGCACGAATTCCACGACGTCGATTTCCCGGCTTTTCTCCACGGGAAGGGACGCCAGATCCTCGTCGGTGAGGACCACGGTCTGCTCGCCGTCGTCGTACGCCTTGGCGATGTCCTTGTATTCCACCACCTCGCCGCAGATCTCGCAGCGGCGCTGGTAGCGGATGCGTCCGCCGTCCTTGCCGTGCACCTGGTGAAGGCTGACGTCGTGGTCCTCGGTGGCGGCATAAACCTTGACCGGCACGTTGACCAGCCCAAACGCAATGGCGCCTTTCCAGATCGCTCTCATGTAATCCAGTGAACACTAGATTCCGCTTCCGTTGCCAGAGCCGGGTTTGTCTGCGCGTGCCTCCCGCAGATGCTCCCACAGCTGCCGGTACACGCGCGGATCGGAAAAATAGGCGGTATGGGATTCGGGAAAGGGTTTGCCCGAGTCCACTTCGCTGTCGGTCACGTTCACATCCCGGCCGGCAAACACCCGTTCGGCGCAAAAGGAAATCAGGTCGCGCTCGTCCCAGAAATTCAACCAGGGAACTGCCGGCCCTGAACCGCCGCGGTCCGGTCCGAGGTAGGCGAGGGCATCGAGGAGGTAGAACCACGGCGCCTGCGAGCCCACGCTCACCAGCAGATCCACCCGGATGCCCTCCGCCTCGGGGGAACTGAGCAGGTCAACAGCCGCCACGGAGCCGAGGCTGTGTCCGAACAGCACCACCGGTGCATCTTGGTCCGTACTGCGCAGGGTGTCGGCAATGCGGGCACGGGCGGCGGGACCGTGGGCCAGATAAAAGGCGACCTTGCCGAAGAAGCTGCCCGCGGCATCCGTGAGGCGGATCCGGTGCCGGATCCCCGCGTCCGTGAGCACCCCCAGGACCAGGTCCTGCAGCGTTTCCCCCAGGAAAGCCGCGTCAGGCCGCGCCGGCGGGGCACCGGCACTGGAGGCCTGTTTCAGCGGATCAGCCGCCCCTAGGTCCATGCCGAAAAGGGCGAGGGCCAGGGACGTATCGGTAACGCCGGGCGGATCGTCGGCGACATAGCGCGGGGGCAATGCCGGGACAAAGCTGACCTCATCGGGTGCGGCGGCGGCCCAGTCAACCGCCAGCACCCGGTAATCGGATAATCCCGGCACCTCGGCCACCTGCTCCCGGATCCGGTCCGCGAGCTGCGGGTTGGGCCGGCCGGTGCCCGGTAGGAAAACCAGCGTTCCGGGTTTCTCCGGCGGTCCGAGGGGTGCGGGATCCATGGCTGCCTCCTTCGTTGCGGCGGCACCTTTACCGACCGCGCAACGCAGCGGTTTCGGCCCGATAGGGACACTTTCACATGCCGCAGTCCCGGCCGCCAGTGAACGGGAGGGAAGGACTGAATCCTGCTGGCTTCGTTCGGTTCCGCGGACCGGCGCGCCCGCACAATTGCCTCCGGAACGCGGGCGGCGGCAGCGGGCGGATAATGGGTGCAGCGATGGAAGGCGAGGCCGTGGAAGCGAATACACCCGGATCCGGGCCGGCGCGTGTGGAACTGTCCGTGGGGCAGGTGGCCGAGCGCAGCGGCGTCAGCGTCTCGGCGCTGCACTTTTACGAGCGTCAGGGCTTGCTCTCCAGCCGGCGGACACCTGGTAACCAGCGGCGCTATGACCGATCGGTGCTGCGGCGGGTGGCCGTGATCCGCGCCGCGCAGCAGGCAGGCATTCCGCTGGCCGTAATCAACCGTGCTTTCGCCGAACTGCCTCCGGACGGAGTCCCGGACCAGGCCGACTGGCAGCGGCTTTCCGCCGCCTGGCAGCAGGAACTCAATACCCGCATCCGCCACCTGCAGGCGCTTCGTGACCGGCTCGGCGGCTGCATTGGCTGCGGCTGCCTCTCGCTGGCCCAGTGCCGGTTCGTGAATCCTGATGATTCGGGCACCGGCACGGGAGCCCGGGCATTCGACGTCTAGGCCGCACGATTTGACCTCAACTAAGGTTGACGTTCTAGCGTTGAGGGATGCCCTCGATGGGTTGGTCTGCGGAAGGACTTGAGATGACGCGGAATACGGCTCTGTGCGAGCGGAATGTAACGGATGCATTCAAGGACGCCTTTCGGGCCCATCCGGCGGGCGTGGCCATCATTACGGCCGACGGCGGCAGCGGCCCCGTGGGCCTGACCGCCTCCTCGGTTTCCTCCGTGTCGGCGGAGCCGCCGATCCTGTCCTTTTCCCTGGCCTCAACCCACGGGACCGCCGGTGTCATTGCCGGGTCCGAGACCGTCGTCGTCCACCTGCTTGGCGCCGACAATGCCGGACTCGCTGCACTTTTCGCCCGGCAGGGCGCGGATCGGTTCAGTTCCACGCCAACCCGCACGCTGCCCGGCGGCGAACCCCTCCTGGAAGAAGCCCCCGTGGCCCTTCGCTGCCGGATCGACGGCAGGATCCCGGTGGGCAGCTCCATCCTGATCGCAGCCACCGTCCTGGAAATCCTCCCCGGCAGCACGGAGCAGGAACCGCTGGTTTACCACAACCGCACCTATCACCGGCTGGGCGGGCACTCCGTGCTCGGCCAGGCCGGCTCGGTTGCTCCCGGAAGCGGCCAATAGCGCATAATCGGGTTCAGGCCCGTTCGACGACCGTCGGCGGGAACCGACCCACCGGAAGGCACGGCGATGGCAAAGAAAAAACTCAAGGACCTGAGCAGCGGACAGAAAAAGGGCCTGGGAGCCCTGACCGGAGTCCAGTTCCTGCTCGCCGGAGCAGCGCTGCGGGATTTGAAGAAGCGACCGAAGGACCAGATCCGCGGCAGCCGCGGATGGTGGATGGCTGCGTGCGGCATCAACTTCGCCGGTCCCATCGCATACTTCCTCTTCGGCCGCCGGTCCGCCTAGGTATGGTGCGTTCCCGCAGCACCGGCACCAAACCGCCGGTCCTCGAGCTGGTCCGCCCGCAGGACCTGAGCGACGGTGCCGACGTCCCGGTGGGCAGCCACCAGGAAGCGGTGGCCTATAACGGAGAGTCTTTCGCCGGCTTAGAGCTGCGCGGGGCAGTGTTCTCCGAATGCAGCCTCACCGGCGTGTCCCTGGACAACGCCGACCTCACCGCCGCGCGGTTTATGGAATCAACGCTGGAGAACCTCTATGCCCCAGTGTTACGGGCTGCCAAAACCTCGTTTCGGGACGTGGAAATTTCCAATCCGCGCCTGGGTTCCGCGGATCTTCACAGCGGAAGTTGGAACTCCGTCCGCGTTGACGGCGGCAAGATCGATTTCCTTGACCTGCGGGACTGCAGCCTGACCAACGTGCTGTTCTCCGACTGCATCATCGGGGAACTGGACCTCGAAGGCGCGCGGCTGAACCGGGTGGCGTTCCGCGACTGCCGGATCGACTCGATGCTGCTGGGTGGCGGCACGGCGGTGGACGCGGACCTGCGCGGATCCGTGTTCCGGAGCGTTGGCAAAATCGACGGACTCAAAGGGTTCACTGTGGACGAAGAGCAGTTGATGCTGCTGGCTCCGTTGTTCGCGGCCGAGTTGGGCCTGCGCGTGGAAGCTTAGGGCTGCCCGGCGTACTGGTCCCAGGGGATGTTCCAGTCGCCGTAGCCGTCGTCAATGGGGACCGGCCCGGCTTCGGTGTTCAGCACCTGCACTACGTCGCCGGCGTCAAAGGTGTCGTAGAAGTACTTGGCTCCTTCGGCGGACATCCCTACGCAGCCGTGCGAAACGTTGATCCGGCCCAGTGCACCTACGGCGCCGTCGAGGGCCTGGTGGACAAAGACGCCGCTGTTGGTCAGGCGGCTGGCCCACGAGGCGTCGAACGGTTCGTAGTAGTCCGGGTCTCCGGGCGACAGTCCGATGCTTTCGGCGCGGAAGGGCAGCTTCTCGTGCTGGCTGACGACAACCTGGTAGCCGCCGGGCGAAGGCCAGGTGGGTTCGCCGAGGGTGACAGGGAAGGTCCGGACCAGCTGCCCGTCCAGGAAGACCTGCATGGTCTTGGTGCTGTTATCCACCACGGCCAGGCGGGTGTTGTGCGTGTTGAAGGTGCGGGTTTCGTTGAAGTTGCCGATCATGCCGTTGCCGAAGTCGACGCCGAACAACTGCATGTCCACGGTGATGGCGCTGTTGGGGGCCCAGAAGGCCTCCGGGCGGTAGCGGACCCGGTTGTCCGTGATCCAGAAGAAGGCACCGGTCTGGCCCGAGGTGCTGGTGACCGTGATGGCCTGTTCCACGGCGTCTTTGTTGGTGACCGGTTCGCTGAAGGTGATGTCGATGGGCTGGCCCACGCCCACACTGGCGGCGTTCTGCGGATACATGAAGGCATTGGCTTCATTTGCGGGAAGCACGGTTTCGAAGCCCTGCCTGCGTGTGGTCTCCTTGCCGGCGGAGTCGGTGAGCACCACCTCCATGCCGTACCTGGTGTTGAAGGCCAACGGTGCATCGGCGGTCCAGACGGCTCCGTCTGCGGACATTACGCCGGGTACGGGATCTCCGCCGGCCTCCGGCTTCAGGATGACCTTGTTGATGACTGCGTTGGTGGCAGTGACGGAGGGAAGATCTGCGGGGTTGACGCCTACGGCGCCGTCAGCCGGCGTGGTGGTGATGGATACCGGGGCGGCCTGCACGGAGGGCGACGCCGATGCCGATGAGCCGGCCGAGGGAGACGAACCGGTTTCGGACGGGCCCAGACGGCCGGTGGCGAAGGCTGCGCCGAGACTTCCGCCTATGACGAGCACCGCGGCAACCGCCGCGGCTATTGGCCATTTACGGCTCTTCTTGTCCTGCACAGCCAAGTCCCCTCAAGTACACGCCGGGAGCCGTCAGGAAGACGGAACCGGCATAGTTGCAGCTGGGCCGGCTCGACCGGCGCGTATAGTCCTACCGATGATATTAGCTTCTTTGGATTTCGCGGACGCTGTTACACGATTGTCGCCTAAACGGCCGTGTCGGGGGCGGCCGGGGTTGTGAGGCGCGCTGCCTGCCGGGTGATGTTCTTGGCCATGGAGGGAAAGATCAGGCCGTGGAAAGGGGCAATAAGCCACCAATAGAGCTTGCCGCCCAGACCCTTCGGGAAGTAAATGGCCCGCTGCCGGTAGACACTGCCGCCGTCGCCGTCCGGGTCCACCCGCATCTCCAGCCAGGCCTTGCCGGGCACCCGCATCTCCGCACGCAGCCGCAGCAGGGTGCCGCGCTCCAGCAGTTCCACCCGCCACCAGTCCACCACGTCACCGGTGAACAGTGTGGTGGGGTTCCGCCGGCCGCGGGTAAGGCCCGCCCCGCCGACGGTTTTGTCCAGCACCCCGCGGATGGCCCAGGCCATGGGCAGCGAATACCAGCCGTTCCGGCCGCCCACTCCCTCGATGACCTGCCAGACCGCGGCCGGATCCACGGCCGCGCGGCGCTGCCGGGAGTCCACATAAACCGTCTGGCCCGCCCAGTCCGGGTCGCTGGGCAGGGGATCGGAGGCCAGATCGGACGACGCCGAGGCGCTGGCCCAGGTGGTCTCCACCTCGCCGCGCTTCTCCTTGCCCAGTGCCCGCTTCACGGCGTCGTGGTAGTCCGTCAGGCCGCCGTCGGGCAGCGGCAGGTATTGGTCAATATCGTGTTCCTTGGCAACGGCGTCGTGCTGCAGGGATTCCACCAGCGGCAACGACATCGAACGCGGGATCGGGGTCACCAGGGCCACCCATAGTCCGGCCAGCCGGGGAGCCGGCAGCGGCAGGGCGTAGATGCGGCGCCGGGGCAATCCGGCTTCCTCCGCATATCCGTTCATGATTTCCGCGTAGGTCAGGACTTCCCGGGACCCGATATCGAAGGTCCGGTTCACGCCGGCGGGGAGGTCCACGGCCCGCACCAGGTAGTGCAGGACGTCCCGGACGGCAATCGGTTCGATGCGACGGCGTACCCAGCTTGGCGCCGGCATCACGGGCAGGGTTTCCGTCAGGTGCCGGATCATCTCGAAGGAGGCGGAACCGGAACCGATCACGACGCCGGCCTGGTAGACAACGGCGGGCACCTCGCCGTCGAGCAGGATCCGCCCCACCTCGGTCCTGGATTTCATGTGCGGCGACAACTCGCCTTCCTCCGGATGCAGCCCGCCGAGATACACGATCCGCTGCACGCCGGCCTCCGCGGCGGCGTCGGCCACCAAGTGGGCGATAGCTGCCTCCTGACCGCCAAAACCCTTCCCGGACGCCATGGAGTGCACCAGGAAGTAGAGGGTGTCGATACCGGTGAAGGCGGCCGCGGCAGATTCCCGGTCCGAAAGGTCGCCCTGGACGATTTCGACGTCGGATGCCCAGGGCACATCCGAGAGCT
Encoded proteins:
- a CDS encoding SDR family oxidoreductase, whose translation is MTESQHILVTGATGYIGGRLVPLLLEDGHRVRVLARSPEKLSDVPWASDVEIVQGDLSDRESAAAAFTGIDTLYFLVHSMASGKGFGGQEAAIAHLVADAAAEAGVQRIVYLGGLHPEEGELSPHMKSRTEVGRILLDGEVPAVVYQAGVVIGSGSASFEMIRHLTETLPVMPAPSWVRRRIEPIAVRDVLHYLVRAVDLPAGVNRTFDIGSREVLTYAEIMNGYAEEAGLPRRRIYALPLPAPRLAGLWVALVTPIPRSMSLPLVESLQHDAVAKEHDIDQYLPLPDGGLTDYHDAVKRALGKEKRGEVETTWASASASSDLASDPLPSDPDWAGQTVYVDSRQRRAAVDPAAVWQVIEGVGGRNGWYSLPMAWAIRGVLDKTVGGAGLTRGRRNPTTLFTGDVVDWWRVELLERGTLLRLRAEMRVPGKAWLEMRVDPDGDGGSVYRQRAIYFPKGLGGKLYWWLIAPFHGLIFPSMAKNITRQAARLTTPAAPDTAV